A genomic region of Eucalyptus grandis isolate ANBG69807.140 chromosome 5, ASM1654582v1, whole genome shotgun sequence contains the following coding sequences:
- the LOC120294141 gene encoding spindle and kinetochore-associated protein 2-like gives MAPDHHRQHHHHHASADQLVNLFRKSDHDLTVIHHRLEREFRQIYPDDANPLKLVSRIKKVLDDVSTLKDQCQELLVAKQDLIDQARTTLVGNRSLIRKMQASVSIP, from the exons ATGGCGCCCGATCATCACCGccagcaccaccaccaccacgcaTCGGCCGATCAGCTGGTGAATCTCTTCCGCAAATCCGACCACGACCTCACCGTGATCCATCACCGGCTCGAGAGGGAGTTCCGTCAGATTTATCCCGACGAC GCGAATCCGTTGAAGCTGGTTTCCAGGATCAAGAAGGTGCTGGATGACGTGTCGACCTTGAAAGATCAATGCCAGGAACTTCTAGTGGCCAAACAG GACTTAATTGACCAGGCACGGACAACTCTTGTTGGAAATAGAAGCTTAATCAGGAAGATGCAAGCATCTGTCTCAATTCCTTGA